From the genome of bacterium:
CGGATAAGAGCCTCCACGCCGGGAAGTTTTTTCCCCTCCACGAGTTCTACGAAGGCGCCCCCTCCTGTGGAGATGTAAGAAATGCCTCTTACCTGACCGCTTTGATGCACCGCAGCATCCAGATCGCCCCCACCCAGTATGCTGAAGGCCTTACTTCGCGCCACGGCCCTCACCAGTTCCCTTGTCCCCTTGCTGAAAGGCTCCAACTCGTAAACTCCCATGGGCCCGTTCCAAACTATGGTCTTGGCATCTGCCAGTGCCTCTGTAAAAAGCGCCACAGACGCCGGGCCTATATCCAGGGCCATCCATCCTGCCGGTATCTCCTGAACCGGTCTTATCATTACAGGGCTCTGGGCCGAGCGTTCCTGTGCCAATACGCAGTCAACGGGAAGATATAATTTGAGTCCCTTTTTCCTGGCCCTTCTCATCATTCGCCTTGCCAGGGGCAGCAGCTCAGACTCCACCAAAGAGCCACCTGTCTCAAGGCCTTCAGCCTTCAAAAAAGTATAAGCCAGCGCACCTCCCAGGATCACCTTGTCGGCTACCTTGAGGAGCCTCTGGACAGCTCCAAGCTTGTCGGCCACCTTGCCGCCTCCCAGTATGGCCACCAGCGGCCTAGCAGGGTTCTCCAAGGCCCTGGAGAAGGATTCCAACTCCTTTTTCATTAGGAGCCCGGCCGCACATTCCCTAGAAAAGCGGGTTATGGCCTCTACCGAGGCATTGGCCCTGTGGGCCACGGCAAAACCGTCATTTACAAAGACATCCGCAAGCCTGGCCAAGGATTGAGCGAAAGCTTCCTCATTGGCCTCTTCCCCGGGGTGGAACCTAAGGTTTTCCAACATGAGCACATCGCCTTGAGCCATCTGACTCACCATTTTCTCCACCTGGGGACCCACACAGTCCGGAGCCAGCTCCACCCTACGATTCAATAGCTCTGCCAGACGTCTGGCACAGGGTGCCATGGAGTACCTGGGGTCAGGCTTCCCTTTGGGCCTTCCCAAATGGGATGCCACTATGAGCCTGGCTCCCTTTTTAAGGGCGTGCTCCAGGGTGGGAAGGGCGCTTTTTATGCGTGTGTCGTCCGTGATTCTTCCCTCGGAGTCCAAAGGCACATTGAAATCCACCCGTACAAAGACCCTCTTTCCCTTGAGCTCCAACTCCTCAATGCTTCTGAACTTCATGGTGCACACCTCCTCTCTTCAGAGGAATGGGTAACCCACCAGATGCTATGAGTTGTTATTCAAGACGTCAAGCCATAAAGAACCCAAGCTCCAGCGGATTCCTGGAGGGATTTGTCAGCCATGGTCTTAACTGATGCCTGGCTGGGCAAATCATCACAACCGGGCTTGTTGCAGCCCCCCCACCTGGATGCTATATTGAGCCTGAATCTTAAATGGCTTGGTCCTGCCAGAGCAAGACCCACTGGTGACTCGCAGGGGCAGGATCATGGGGAAGGTCAGGAAGGCTTATCCCAATTCATGAGGAAGGAGGTCCCTATGTCTATTCGAATTGGAATCAATGGGTTCGGAAGAATCGGAAGGACGGTCTTCAGGGCTGCTTTGCTGGACCCGGAGTTCTCTGATCTGGAGATCGTGGCCATAAACGATCTCACAGACAACGGGACGCTGGCCCACCTTCTCAAGTACGATTCGGTGATGGGCATCTTGAAACACGACATAAAGGCCACCGAAAAAGGTCTCATAGTAGACGGGCGCATGGTGGTGGTTTACGAGCAAAAAGATCCTGCAGCGATTCCCTGGAAAGACCATGGGGTCCAGTATGTGGTCGAGTCCACAGGGAAGTTTACCGATGCCCAGAAGGCCAGGGCTCACCTGGATGCCGGGGTGGAAAGGGTGATAATAACTGCTCCGGCAAAGAACGAGGATGTGACCGTGGTCATGGGAGTAAACGAAGATGATTATGACCCCTCCAAGCACCACATAGTGTCCAATGCTTCCTGCACCACCAACTGTCTGGCACCGGTGGCAAAGGTCTTGCTAAACCGATTCGGTATAGTGCGCGGCCTCATGACTACGGTTCATGCATATACCAACGACCAGCAACTGTTGGATTTCCCTCACAAGGACCTCAGAAGAGCCAGGGCTGCGGCCCTCTCCATGATTCCCACCAAGACTGGGGCAGCCTCTGCAGTGGCCCTGGTAATCCCGGAACTCAAGGGTAAGTTTGACGGTCTGGCAGTGAGGGTGCCCACTCCCAATGTCTCCTTGGTGGACCTGGTGGTGGAGGTGGAGCAGGATACCACTGCCAAAGAGGTCAACGATGCCCTCAAAGAGGCCTGCAACAGGTACCTGGGCTATACGGATGAACCTCTTGTGTCCGTGGATTTCCAGGGTGACAGCCGCTCTTCCATAGTGGATGGGCAATCCACGCGGGTTTTGGGTCGCATGGTGAAAGTCATGGCCTGGTATGATAACGAGTGGGGTTATTCCAACAGGGTCTTAGACTTGATCAAGCATATGCACTCAAGAAGGCCTATGTAAGGACCATGAAAGCATTTTGATGCTCTGAATTCATTATACTGTTTAAGAGCACAGGCAAGGCCTCTGGGCTAGGCCCCAAACCCCTGGGAGTTTGGCCCTCTTGAGGTTTGATCCGGGGGGACTTGGAAGGTAAAAAGCAGGTTGCATTTGATCTAAAAGAGTTAAGTGAAGTTGCCCAGCATTGTCCGGCAGTGCTCCATGTGGGCTGGGGGATTGGATACTAGGCGGGAAGGCATGTCATGAGTCCCGATGGTTTGGATTCAAAAGCGCTCTTGGAGGAATCTGAGGCGCTCAGGCGAAATCTGGAGGAGACCGCCGTCTCAAGTGTACAGATTCATCCCAGGTTCAGGGTGCTTCAGGATGTGGTGTCCGATTACAGGGGTCTTCGCAAGGCTGTGGACACTTTGCTCTTTGAACTCCACCACCCCTTCCGCAACTGGAAGCTGATCCTGTCGGAGCTGAGGGGCTTTGCACTAAAAAATTTGGACTCTTACAGGCGCCATCCCAGAGGACCTGAGGCAGTAAGCCTCATCATAGAGGTCTTCCTGGAGGCCATGACCACGGCCAGAAGGAGGGAGATCCAGTCTCAGGCCTTGGAGTGCATTCTGACTTACATGGAAAAGGTGGTTCAAACTTGCCTGAGGCCTCATCCAGGACCTTTTGCCACAGTTGTGGAAGAGAGCCTGGTGCGACTGAGGAGGCTCCCCAGGGCCCAGAAGGAGCTCCTGGCCAGGAGTTACCATCCGCTCAAGAGAATGGGTATGGAGCTTCTTTCGCGTAAAGCTGACCAAGCATGCCTGGACTCATTGAGTGAGCTTCTAAGGGAGCTTCTCCAAATAACTTATCTGGAATGGCTTCAAGAGGAGGATCCTGTTGAATGGTTCAGGAAGGAATTTGCCCAGGAGCCTCCTTCAGGCCCTCTGGGAGAACTCATGGGGGAGCTATCACACAAGGCCCTCAAAGAGAACCTCAGTCTTCTGGAAAGCTTGGACAATAACTTGGATCCTGCCCAGCGAGCGGAAAAGCTCTTGAGGATGCCCGGGCACCTGGAACTGGTTCGAATGTACAAGGAGCTTCCAGAGAGCATGGCAGCCATGGACCTGCCTTTAAAGGCCGAAGATTCTCTCAGGGACGGCAAGATCCTGTTGCTCTTCAAGATAATGAATACGCCCAGGCTTTCGGAGATCCATGAGGAGACACTAAGGGATATTCAGCGCTCCCTCACGGGGATGATCAGGAAGGAAGCCCCCGAGAGGCTGGAATCATTTCTCTTGAAGACCTTTGCTCTTCTCAAGGAAAACGTTGTTCACTATCCGCGCACGGCGCTTCAGTGCATTCACGCCATAGGCCAGGAAGTCTTTCAAAAGGGACAGTCCAGACTGGTGGAGGTCTTTCTGGAGGAGGTGGTGCGTTTCGGGTTCCAGCCTCCAGAGGTCACAGGGGTGGACACAGAATGGCAGTGGATTTGCAACCCCAACCATCTTCTTAACATCCGCATCTGGTTGGATCTGATCTGTATTCAGCCCAAGTGGTGCACAACCCTGCTGTCTGCTCTCATAATAAACCTCAAGCTGGCCGGCACCTGTATAAGGGACACGGACCTTTTCCAAAAAGACATAAGCAAGCTTTTGAACAGCGACATAGCTCCTCTTTACAACCTGGTCAAGCAACTCACCAAGTTGATCCCGGCCTTTTTCAATGAAATAGGAGCCGAGGGGCTGCTAAGGGATGTTTCCACGGACATGGACGAGATCCACAGGAGGCGGGATCCCTTGATTCATTTCCTCAGGAAGCAAAGTCATGTGGAGAGCAGCAACCTCATAGTAGAATTCGTGGAGGAGATCTTCCGCTACTGGATTACCTTGGACAAGTCAGGGCTTTCCCGTTTCCTGCCTGAGGAAGTCTTTCAACAACTGGACACTCAAAGCCCCATGGTTTTGGAACCCCACAAGGTGATCCATGCGGTCTTCCGGGATCAGAATCTGCAGGAAGTGAGCGATCTGCTGGATCTGCCCGAGGAAGAACTTGCCCGTTCGGTCTCCAGGGTGGAAGGGGTCAGCGATGTTGAAAGGGAGAGGGTGAGACTTCTGGTAAGGATGTACAGGCTGGTGTACCAGAAGTACTACCTTGGGTTTCAAGAGATCCGGTATCACCTGTCCCAGGCGGCTGCCCACGGTTTCACAGGTCTTGACAAGCTTCAGGCTGTTTTGGATCGAGATGAGCCCGAAGAGTGTCTGGACGCCCTTCTGAGCTACCTGGAGAAGCTCAAAGAGGTGATCCTCTCTCCTGAAACTTACGAGGTCACAGAGGATATCTACCACAAAAGACACATCGCCGCAGATATCCCTTCCATGTACGGCCGTTATCATGAGAGGAAGTTCGACGCCCTGGGCCTCTCTTTCAGGCTGGAGAACCTGGCGAATCTCTATTTTGAGAGGCTCATAGAATCAGTAAACCTTTCTCTTATAACCAGGGCCGTGTTTTTTAGGATAGTCAGATGCATCAGGCTGTTCATCAGAGCAATGCAGATAGACGGCATATCCTCCCAAAGGCTTGACGCCCAGTTCAAGCTTCTGGAGAAGTCCCTTGAGATAAGAAGGTTCACCTATACTCAGTACCTGGACATCCTTAGGGGACTTTCAGAAGGCGTCAAAGACATACTCAATGTCTATTACGCCGATGTGCACAAGGATAACTTGACCGTGGTCATAAGCTCCCTGGGTAGAAAGCACATCCTGCCCACCTATGTGGGATACGCGGCCGAGCAGGACGAGGAAGCCTTTGTTCACCGCATCTCAGAGCGCTTCCTGAGAGATCTGGTCTCTAGCACCTTCGGACTCCAGTACCTGGACAACTTCCTTACCAAGATCCACCAGACCCTGGCCCTCCAGAAAGAGACCCTCTCGGAGGAGGATCTGGATTTACTCATGACTTATGATCCTGACAAGGTTGTATCCCCCATTCATATGGCCAAGGAACTGACCAGGGATTCCATTCATCTGGGTTCCAAAGGTTACAACCTGGTGGTCCTGGCAGAGGCCGGAGTCAAGGTGCCCCCAGGCTTCATCATCACCACCGAGGTCTCCCGCTGTCATCCCATTGTGCTTAGGTTCCCACATGCCCACGAAGACTTCCTGGCTCAGGTGAAATCAGAGATCAGGGAGATGGAGGAGGCCACCGGAAAGCGCTTTGGAGATCCCACTAGGCCCCTTCTGGTCTCGGTGAGAAGCGGGGCCACCATCTCCATGCCAGGGATGATGGACACACTGCTAAATGTCGGCATAAACCAGGAGGTGGCCCAGGGCTTGGCTTCATCCTCTGGGAACCCCTGGTTTGCCTGGGATAACTACAGGAGGTTCCTGCAGTCTTGGGGCATGTCCTTTGGCATGGAAAGGGAGGCCTTCAACGAGATCATGAGGGAGTGGAAGGCCACCTGCGGGGTGGAAAAGAAACGCCAGTTCACAGGGGATCAGATGCGCCAGATGGCCCTGGCGTACAGGAAAGCCCTGGAGGAAAGAAACATAGTGATCCAGGAAGATCCATGGGAACAGTTGGAGACGGCCATACACAGGGTCATTTACTCCTGGGACTCGGGCAAGGCCAGGGATTACAGAGAAATCATGGGCATCTCCGATGATTGGGGTACTGCCGTGATAGTGCAGGCCATGGTATTCGGGAATCTGGGCCCTGATGCCGGCAGTGGGGTTCTCTTTACCGCAAATCCCACCAAGCGCATGCGTCGTGTGGTGCTCTGGGGTGACTACACGGCCATGAATCAGGGCGAGGACATAGTGGCAGGGCTGGTCACCACCTATCCCATTTCCAGGGAGCAGAGGGAGGAATCAGGTCGACACGGCGAGCCCACACTGGAGGAGGAATTTCCGGAAATCTACAAGGCCCTGGAAGGGATTTCCAAGATGCTGGTTTACGACAAGGGATGGAATCCACAGGAGATCGAGTTCACCTTCGAAGGGCCTCAACCCGAGAGCCTTTACATCCTGCAGACCAGAGACATGGTGACCATGAGGCGCAGTGAAACAATGCCTGTGTTCGTGGCCTCGGCTGATCTTCATGAGCACTACCTGGGCAAGGGCACAGGGGTAAGCGGAGGTGCGCTCTCTGGCAGGGCTGTATTCACCCTGGAGGAAATACAGCGCTGGAGAAACAAGGAGCCTCAGACTCCCTTGATTCTTATTCGTTCGGATACTGTGCCCGATGACATAAAGGAGATATCTCTCAGCGATGGACTGCTTACTGCCAAGGGCGGCCAGACCTCCCATGCGGCCATAGTGGCCCTAAGACTGGGCAAGACCTGCGTGGTAGGCACCGGAGGACTCCGACTTTTGAGCGAGAGAGGTCCTTGCAAGATTCATGACGTGATAATCAGGGAGGGGGACTTTCTGAGCATAGACGGCCGGGGAGGCTCCATCTACCTGGGGCGCCATCCTGTGGAGCACAAGACCCTTGGGTCATCAGGGGAATCAATGCACATGGGGAGGTGAAATTATGAGTCTCACAGCAAAGGATCATCCTTTTCTGCGCTCGGGGCAGGAGGCTCTGCCCATGCCGCTAGGCATAAACGGGCTGGGCAGGATAGGGAAACTCACCCTGTGGCATCATGTGGCCAGGCGCTCTTTTCAGGAGCTGGTGGTTAATGTGGGTCGGGAGGCAGGAAAGGGGCTGGAGGACATAGCCGACTACGTGCTAAGAGACAGCACATACGGAAGCCTGGACAGGTTTCTCTTTGGATACAGGGGGGGGCGGGTCATAGAGGAGCTGGATGAGGCTCAAGGTAGTATGAAAGTAAACGGTGTGAAGGTTAAGGTGCTGATGCAGAGCCGAAACCCCAGAGAGATCCCGTGGAGGGAGAACAAGGTTTCGCTGGTGGTGGATTGCACCGGAGCCTTTACAGATCCAACGGCTCCTGCGGAAGCTCCCAAGGGAAGCCTGAGGGGACACCTGGAGGCAGGAGCCCAGAAGGTGATTCTATCAGCACCTTTTAAGATCAAAGACAAGTCCGTGGTCATGCCGGAGGATGCGGTGACAACCATCCAGGGCATAAACGAGAATGATTACCTAGTGGGACGCCACCGCATCATCTCTGCAGCCTCATGCACCACAACCTGTCTGGCCTTCATGATGAGGCCCATTTTGGACCATTTCGGAGCAGGACCCCTGTTGACCGCCTCCATGGTCACGGTGCACGCGGCAACGGGCAGCCAGGAAGTGCTGGACAGGCTACCGGATGCCAAGGCCAAGGATCTGCGCAAGAACAGGAGCACATTTAACAACATCATTCTCACCACAACCGGGGCTGCAGAAGCCTTGAGGCTGGTCATTCCGGAGATGCGCGAGGTGGGCTTCATGGCTGAGTCTGTGCGAATTCCCACCAGCACCGGATCCTTGGTGATCCTGGTGTTAAACATACAGGAGGAAGATGCCTCAACGCCCATAAGGAGAGACTTGATAAACTCCATCTACCGCAAGGCTGCCGAGGGCTATCTGAGCCCATACCTGTCCTACACTGAAAAACAGAATGTCTCGGCAGATGTCATCGGTACAGCTGCGGCAGCCATCATCGAGGGGAAGGAAACTCACACCCGCACGGCCAATCTTCGGGTGAATCTAAGAAAGATCTGTGCTGTGCCCCAGGAATCTCTGAAGGGACTTGAGACAGCGACCCTTGAGGTGCCTGTCACCCAGGTGGTGGTGTATGGTTGGTATGACAATGAGCTGGGATCTTATACCAACATGTTGGGAGAGCTCACCATAGGCGTGGCCAAGAGTATCCTGTGAGCATATCAATGAGTGTGGATCCATGAGAGCTGGGCCAGGACTCAGGCCCCAAAGGCAGTGGTTTTCCCATTCCCTGGGAACCACACCGGTGCATGGTCCCCAAACTCCGGGCTCCAGGAAGATCAGGTAGTCGCAGAATGCTCGTAAAAAGGATCTTGATGGTGACTCCAGTGCTGGTGGTGGGGATTCTCTTGCAGTCCCTTGTTTGGGTGCCTACGTACCAGGAGCAGACAAGGGGAAATCCCAGGAGGCTCACCCAGTACATAACTGGTTCCATAGGGGACGCCAGCCTTCTGAATCCCATTTTGGCAGCCGACAGCTCCAGCATGGAGCTGGTGGGCCTCATCTTCGAAGGTCTCTTGGACAGGGACGAGGAGTTGAGGTTCAGAGGCCGCCTAGCCACCCACTGGGACATCAGCGAGGAGGCCTACTTCAGGCTTCACAAGCCCCCTGAAGGAATCAAGGGCAGCTCCCATGAGGAAACACTGGCATGGCTCCAAAAGCAGCTGGCCCAGTGGCCTCAGGTGACAAAGGTGGAGCTGGTCTTAGAACAACCCCGTTCCATCCAGGTGAGGATGCCCCATCAACCAAAGTCGCCTCCGGTGGAGGTGCAGATTTCACCACCACCTCTGATAAGAATAACCCTCAAAGAGGTGGACCAGGACTTCTTTGAAAAACTAGAGCCTCTCTTAGGAGAGAACTACTTCGGCTCTTTCGATCCCAAATCCTATTGCTCCTTCCCCCAGGATGTAGATCCCGGGGTGCAGGAGCAGATGGCGCGTGAGATACTGCCGGCAGTGGAACACAACCCCGTAATACTCTTTCATCTCAGAGAGGGGGTCTTCTTTCATGACGGAATGCCTGTGACCTCCAAAGATGTGAAGTTCACATACGAAGCCATAATGGATCCGGCCAACCTCTCCCCCAGGCTGTCAGATTTCGAGCCTGTTCTTAGGGTGGAGACCCCGGATGAGAAGACCGTAAGGGTAGTTTATAAGAGGCTCTACTCGCCAGCTCTGGGCACATGGAGCATGGGGATCCTGCCTCAGCACCTTCTCAACCAGGAAGCCTTGAAGAAAGAGGCGCTAAGAAGAGGCATGGATGTTTCCAACTTTGGGATAAGACAGAGCAGTTTCAACAGGAACCCCGTGGGATGCGGGCCCTTCAGGTTCAAGCAATGGAAAACAGACCAATTCGTGATCCTGACCCGCTTCGAGCATTACTGGGAAGGCCCGCCCAATTACCAGGAATACATATTCCGCGTGGTGCCTGATCTGGTCACCCAGGAGATGGAGTTCTATGCAGGCACCCTGGACTCATACGCCGTGCAGCCACACCAGGTGGACAGGCTGGCAAGGGATGCCAGATTTCAGGCCTTCTCGGGGATTGCTTTCGGTTACACCTACATCGGTTACAACCTCAGGAGGGAACCTTTCAACGATGTCAGGGTAAGGAAGGCCCTGGGTATGGCAGTGGATGTAGAGAAGATCCTGAAATACGTTCTGCACGGCCAGGCAGAGAGGATCACAGGTCCTTTTCCCAAACAGACAGACTACTATGACCCCAGCATACCTCCTTTGCCTTACGACCCAGACGGGGCGTTGCGTCTTCTGGAGGAGGCCGGATGGCGCAAGGACAGCTCAGGCCGGCTCTCCAAGAATGGCCAGCCCATGCGTTTCACCCTCATAACCAACAGCGGCAATGACCTGCGCAAGGCCATCCTGGCCATAACACAAGACTCCTGGCGTCAACTGGGCATAGAGGTTCGTACCGACATGGTGGAGTGGGCGGTCTTCATAAACGAGCGCATAAACAAGAGGGACTTTGATGCTGTGGTGTTGGGCTGGTCCATGGGCATAGATCCGGACCTTTACCAGATATGGCATTCCAGCCAGACAGGTCCACACCAGTTGAACTTCGTTGGCTTTCAGAACCCTGAGGCAGATGAGCTCATAGTAAGGATAAGGCAGGAATACAGGCATGAGGAACAGGTGAGACTCTGCAGAAGACTCCATGAAATAATAGCCAATGAGCAGCCTTACACCTTTCTTTACGTGACCCGATGGACCGCAGTGCTGGACAAAAGGATAGTCATAATGGATAGGGATCAGGAAGGAAATCCCATTTACAGGAGGATCACACCCACCAGAACCGGAAACTACGCTTTTCACTTCAACAAATGGGTGAAGCTCCCACAGGTGCCGGTCTTGGAGATGCAATGAACATGAACGCACGGGAGGGCTGTGGAGCAAGGGGAGCCA
Proteins encoded in this window:
- a CDS encoding phosphoglycerate kinase, whose protein sequence is MKFRSIEELELKGKRVFVRVDFNVPLDSEGRITDDTRIKSALPTLEHALKKGARLIVASHLGRPKGKPDPRYSMAPCARRLAELLNRRVELAPDCVGPQVEKMVSQMAQGDVLMLENLRFHPGEEANEEAFAQSLARLADVFVNDGFAVAHRANASVEAITRFSRECAAGLLMKKELESFSRALENPARPLVAILGGGKVADKLGAVQRLLKVADKVILGGALAYTFLKAEGLETGGSLVESELLPLARRMMRRARKKGLKLYLPVDCVLAQERSAQSPVMIRPVQEIPAGWMALDIGPASVALFTEALADAKTIVWNGPMGVYELEPFSKGTRELVRAVARSKAFSILGGGDLDAAVHQSGQVRGISYISTGGGAFVELVEGKKLPGVEALIRCSRQRRN
- the gap gene encoding type I glyceraldehyde-3-phosphate dehydrogenase — its product is MSIRIGINGFGRIGRTVFRAALLDPEFSDLEIVAINDLTDNGTLAHLLKYDSVMGILKHDIKATEKGLIVDGRMVVVYEQKDPAAIPWKDHGVQYVVESTGKFTDAQKARAHLDAGVERVIITAPAKNEDVTVVMGVNEDDYDPSKHHIVSNASCTTNCLAPVAKVLLNRFGIVRGLMTTVHAYTNDQQLLDFPHKDLRRARAAALSMIPTKTGAASAVALVIPELKGKFDGLAVRVPTPNVSLVDLVVEVEQDTTAKEVNDALKEACNRYLGYTDEPLVSVDFQGDSRSSIVDGQSTRVLGRMVKVMAWYDNEWGYSNRVLDLIKHMHSRRPM
- a CDS encoding PEP/pyruvate-binding domain-containing protein — encoded protein: MSPDGLDSKALLEESEALRRNLEETAVSSVQIHPRFRVLQDVVSDYRGLRKAVDTLLFELHHPFRNWKLILSELRGFALKNLDSYRRHPRGPEAVSLIIEVFLEAMTTARRREIQSQALECILTYMEKVVQTCLRPHPGPFATVVEESLVRLRRLPRAQKELLARSYHPLKRMGMELLSRKADQACLDSLSELLRELLQITYLEWLQEEDPVEWFRKEFAQEPPSGPLGELMGELSHKALKENLSLLESLDNNLDPAQRAEKLLRMPGHLELVRMYKELPESMAAMDLPLKAEDSLRDGKILLLFKIMNTPRLSEIHEETLRDIQRSLTGMIRKEAPERLESFLLKTFALLKENVVHYPRTALQCIHAIGQEVFQKGQSRLVEVFLEEVVRFGFQPPEVTGVDTEWQWICNPNHLLNIRIWLDLICIQPKWCTTLLSALIINLKLAGTCIRDTDLFQKDISKLLNSDIAPLYNLVKQLTKLIPAFFNEIGAEGLLRDVSTDMDEIHRRRDPLIHFLRKQSHVESSNLIVEFVEEIFRYWITLDKSGLSRFLPEEVFQQLDTQSPMVLEPHKVIHAVFRDQNLQEVSDLLDLPEEELARSVSRVEGVSDVERERVRLLVRMYRLVYQKYYLGFQEIRYHLSQAAAHGFTGLDKLQAVLDRDEPEECLDALLSYLEKLKEVILSPETYEVTEDIYHKRHIAADIPSMYGRYHERKFDALGLSFRLENLANLYFERLIESVNLSLITRAVFFRIVRCIRLFIRAMQIDGISSQRLDAQFKLLEKSLEIRRFTYTQYLDILRGLSEGVKDILNVYYADVHKDNLTVVISSLGRKHILPTYVGYAAEQDEEAFVHRISERFLRDLVSSTFGLQYLDNFLTKIHQTLALQKETLSEEDLDLLMTYDPDKVVSPIHMAKELTRDSIHLGSKGYNLVVLAEAGVKVPPGFIITTEVSRCHPIVLRFPHAHEDFLAQVKSEIREMEEATGKRFGDPTRPLLVSVRSGATISMPGMMDTLLNVGINQEVAQGLASSSGNPWFAWDNYRRFLQSWGMSFGMEREAFNEIMREWKATCGVEKKRQFTGDQMRQMALAYRKALEERNIVIQEDPWEQLETAIHRVIYSWDSGKARDYREIMGISDDWGTAVIVQAMVFGNLGPDAGSGVLFTANPTKRMRRVVLWGDYTAMNQGEDIVAGLVTTYPISREQREESGRHGEPTLEEEFPEIYKALEGISKMLVYDKGWNPQEIEFTFEGPQPESLYILQTRDMVTMRRSETMPVFVASADLHEHYLGKGTGVSGGALSGRAVFTLEEIQRWRNKEPQTPLILIRSDTVPDDIKEISLSDGLLTAKGGQTSHAAIVALRLGKTCVVGTGGLRLLSERGPCKIHDVIIREGDFLSIDGRGGSIYLGRHPVEHKTLGSSGESMHMGR
- a CDS encoding glyceraldehyde 3-phosphate dehydrogenase NAD-binding domain-containing protein, with protein sequence MPLGINGLGRIGKLTLWHHVARRSFQELVVNVGREAGKGLEDIADYVLRDSTYGSLDRFLFGYRGGRVIEELDEAQGSMKVNGVKVKVLMQSRNPREIPWRENKVSLVVDCTGAFTDPTAPAEAPKGSLRGHLEAGAQKVILSAPFKIKDKSVVMPEDAVTTIQGINENDYLVGRHRIISAASCTTTCLAFMMRPILDHFGAGPLLTASMVTVHAATGSQEVLDRLPDAKAKDLRKNRSTFNNIILTTTGAAEALRLVIPEMREVGFMAESVRIPTSTGSLVILVLNIQEEDASTPIRRDLINSIYRKAAEGYLSPYLSYTEKQNVSADVIGTAAAAIIEGKETHTRTANLRVNLRKICAVPQESLKGLETATLEVPVTQVVVYGWYDNELGSYTNMLGELTIGVAKSIL
- a CDS encoding peptide-binding protein, producing MLVKRILMVTPVLVVGILLQSLVWVPTYQEQTRGNPRRLTQYITGSIGDASLLNPILAADSSSMELVGLIFEGLLDRDEELRFRGRLATHWDISEEAYFRLHKPPEGIKGSSHEETLAWLQKQLAQWPQVTKVELVLEQPRSIQVRMPHQPKSPPVEVQISPPPLIRITLKEVDQDFFEKLEPLLGENYFGSFDPKSYCSFPQDVDPGVQEQMAREILPAVEHNPVILFHLREGVFFHDGMPVTSKDVKFTYEAIMDPANLSPRLSDFEPVLRVETPDEKTVRVVYKRLYSPALGTWSMGILPQHLLNQEALKKEALRRGMDVSNFGIRQSSFNRNPVGCGPFRFKQWKTDQFVILTRFEHYWEGPPNYQEYIFRVVPDLVTQEMEFYAGTLDSYAVQPHQVDRLARDARFQAFSGIAFGYTYIGYNLRREPFNDVRVRKALGMAVDVEKILKYVLHGQAERITGPFPKQTDYYDPSIPPLPYDPDGALRLLEEAGWRKDSSGRLSKNGQPMRFTLITNSGNDLRKAILAITQDSWRQLGIEVRTDMVEWAVFINERINKRDFDAVVLGWSMGIDPDLYQIWHSSQTGPHQLNFVGFQNPEADELIVRIRQEYRHEEQVRLCRRLHEIIANEQPYTFLYVTRWTAVLDKRIVIMDRDQEGNPIYRRITPTRTGNYAFHFNKWVKLPQVPVLEMQ